Proteins encoded within one genomic window of Oncorhynchus nerka isolate Pitt River linkage group LG17, Oner_Uvic_2.0, whole genome shotgun sequence:
- the LOC115144767 gene encoding gamma-crystallin M2-like, producing the protein MTSTGMNMNSRITFYEDRNFQGRSYECSSDCSDMSSYLSRCHSCRVESGCFMVYDRSNYMGSQWFMKRGEYSDFQRMMGMTDIRSCRMIPMHRGSFRMRIYERENFGGQMHEMMDDCDSIMDRYRMNNCMSCNVMDGHWFMYEQPQYRGRMIYMRPGEYRNFSQMSSMGRLMSMRRINESCY; encoded by the exons ATGACCTCCACCGGCATGAACATGAACAGCAGA ATCACCTTCTACGAGGACAGGAACTTCCAGGGTCGTTCCTATGAGTGCAGCAGCGACTGCTCTGACATGTCCTCCTACCTGAGCCGCTGCCATTCCTGCAGGGTTGAGAGCGGCTGCTTCATGGTGTACGACCGCTCCAACTACATGGGAAGCCAGTGGTTCATGAAGAGGGGAGAGTATTCTGACTTCCAGCGTATGATGGGAATGACCGACATCAGGTCCTGCCGCATGATCCCCATG cacagaggatcTTTCAGGATGAGGATCTACGAGAGGGAGAACTTTGGAGGTCAGATGCACGAGATGATGGACGACTGTGACAGCATCATGGATCGTTACCGCATGAACAACTGCATGTCCTGCAACGTTATGGACGGCCACTGGTTCATGTATGAGCAGCCCCAGTACAGAGGCAGGATGATATACATGAGGCCTGGAGAGTACAGAAACTTCAGTCAGATGAGCTCTATGGGTAGGCTCATGAGCATGAGGCGTATCAACGAGTCCTGTTACTAG